The Chloroflexus aggregans DSM 9485 genome segment CACGCAGTGATATTGTGATCAGTTGTGTCAGTGATACCCCCGATGTCGAGGCAGTTTTGTTTGGGCCACAAGGCGCCATCGAGGGAGCACGTGCCGGGATGTTGATGATCGATATGAGCACGATCAGCCCCCAAGGCGCTCAGCAATTTGCTGCGCGGCTGGCCGAGCGTGGAATCGGTTTTCTCGATGCACCGGTCAGTGGCGGCAGCGAAGGGGCAGCTCGTGGCACCCTCAGCATTATGGTTGGCGGTCCCGCCGATTTAGTCGAACGAGCGATGCCCATCTTGCAGGCGATGGGCAAAACCATCACCCACGTTGGTGGTCATGGGGCCGGTCAGACGGTGAAGCTGGTCAATCAGATACTGGTTGTCGGGACGATGCTGGCAATCAGTGAAGCGTTTGTTTTTGCGCAGGCCAGTGGCGTCGATCTCGAAAAAGCCCTGACGGCTGTGAGCGGTGGCGCAGCGGGTAGTTGGATGCTCTCCAATCGGGGGCCACAAGTCATTCGGCGCGACTGGCGACCCGGTTTTACCATCGATCTTCAGCAAAAGGATTTACGGCTCGTGCTGGCTGCCGCCGATGCGGTCGGTGCCCCGATGTTGGTGACCTCCACGGTCTTCCACCTCTACCGTACTCTGCAAGCGGCTGGATTAGGGCACGAGGGTAATCATGCCTTGATCAAGGCGCTTGAACGCTTGGCCGGGATTGAAGTCGGTCACCCACCGCATAGCGGACCAGATCAGGGCTAGCGGTACGCTTACTTTATCCGCAGTCGCGTACCGGTACTCTGTTCCCATCCCCATACCAGGAGATACAGCACGCATGTCCCTGCCATCACCAAATTAGCGAAGACGGCAGCATTGATGTACAAACCGGTTTGACTGATAATCCGTACAAGGTTGGCGGCGGGGTCCAGAATACCAAGGAAACCGACGAACGCCGCCAGCCATTCAAACCGACGAGGGTTCGCCGTGCGCTCAATCGCTACGCCTAACCCCATCAACACAATCCCCAACAGTGCCGGAATTGCTGAGGTAGCAGCGCCGGTGGCAATTACCCCACCGGCGCCAATGGTGAATAAAAGGAGACCTGCTCCGATCGTGCTATTCATCGGCATACCATCACCTCTCAAGTGTCGTCGAGCATCACGAATATACTACGGAGCAATTGTCGCTTTGGATGTCGGTTAACGGTTCAAGGCGTATTGATGCCACTGATGCCCGGGGAAGCGACCATGATCGTTTCCCCGGGCAATACCCTCACGGCACATGCCGAATCATCGCAATTTCGTCACACCGATCTTGTTTAAAGCAGGTCGAACAATCTTGCCAAATCTTATGGGGAAGCCGCAACTTTGGTATCTCGCGAAAGCCAAGCGAGCTGAAAAAGCCGGCTTGCAAGGTAAGGGTAAAGAGAGTAGGAATCCCTAACTCAACTGCCTCGGTAAAGAGCGGCTCAACCAGGCGTCGACCAATCCCACGCCCCTGAAACGACGGATGGACGGCGACACTCACTACCTCGGCCAGATCGGCCCATGTAATATGCAGCGCAGCGCAACCGATCACTTCCCCATCGATCTCGGCCACGTTAAAGGTACGGACGCGGTTATAAAGCTGGTCGAGCGTCTTTGGCAGCATATCGCCACGTGCAGCATAATAATTAATGATTTCGTAGAGCCGTGGTACATCACCTACCCGGGCACGGCGAATGGTCACGGCAGCGTCAGGCCGGCAGTGGATGACCGGCAAACTGACCGGTGGTGCGTAAAGTGGGCTTGTCATAGGTTTCCTACTACAGTTTGTACTCAAAAACGAACGATCTTACGCTTCAGACTCTACCAATATGGTGCGCCAGCGCCGGCACTGTTCGCGCACCCGTTGCGGTGCCGTCCCGCCGTAGCTTGCCTTTTGGGCTACACTACGCGCCATATCGAAGATAGCATACACACCGGCATCGAGGCTCGGTTCAACCGCCTGATACTCGGTAAGCGGGAGATGACGAAGGCTAACCCCGAGTGTTTGCGCGCGCCGTACCAGTTGCCCCACCTTCCCGTGGGCAACCCGAAAAGGTATGCCACGTCGCACTAACTCATCGGCCAGATCGGTTGCGAGCATTGCATCATCAAGCGCAGCCGCCATTCGCTCAGGATGCACGGTCATGGTCGCAAGAGCTGCCGCTGCGACCTGTAAACCAAGGTCGAGCGTGTCAAAACTATCAAACAGCGGCTCTTTATCTTCCTGCATATCCTTGTTATACGTGAGCGGCAACCCCTTCAAGACCGTCAGTAAGGTCACTACATTGCCCAGCAAACGACCGCTCTTGCCGCGCAATAGTTCCATGCTATCAGGATTTTTCTTCTGCGGCATCAGACTTGAGCCGGTACTGTAGGCATCGGCCAATTCGATGAAACCGAACTCAGCACTCGCGTAAAGGATTATATCTTCGGCTAAACGGCTGAGATGAATGCCGATCAAGGCGCAGATGAAGAGGATTTCGGCTACAAAGTCACGATCACTCACCGCATCGAGTGAATTGGCCGCCAATTCATCAAATTCGTCAAGTAGCTCGGTTAGTCGCTCACGCTCGATACCGAGAGCATTACCGGCCAACGCGCCTGCCCCCAGCGGCAGTACCCGCATGCGGGTGATTGCATCGCGCAGCCGACTACGATCACGGGCAAACATCTCGATGTACGCCAAACACCAATGACCGAACGTGATCGGCTGTGCACGCTGGAGATGGGTGTACCCCGGCATCAACGTGTCGGTATGCAGTTCGGCTTGTGTCAGCAATGCAAGCTGGAGATCGCGCAACCGTCGGTCGAGTTGGCGCGCGATACCGATGGTGTAGAGCCGCATATCGGTCGCCACCTGATCGTTCCGCGATCGACCGGTATGTAACTTGAGTGCGGCATCGCCGATAAGTTCGCGTAATCGTCGCTCCACCGCCGTGTGAATATCTTCATCACCTTCGGCAGGCACGAACGTCCCGTTGGCGAATTCGGCCCGCACCAGTTCCAGGCCCCGCACTAAGGCAGCATACTCGTCTTCATCGATCAAGCCGGCCTGCGCCAGCGCGCCGGCCCACGCAATGCTGCCGGTAATATCGACGTCGGCCAACCGCCGATCAAATCGGAAGGAATCGTTAAACCGGCGCATCTCGGCAGCCGTCGGTTCACTAAATCGTCCTCCCCAGAGCCGGTGTTCCATCTCTGTTACTCCTCGTGCATCACAGCGGTATTGTTGCTGTGGTTTGATGTTGCTCAACGGTTAACTCACAGCGCACCGGCAACTGCCGGTAGTTACCCATAATCGTCCCCGCCAACCACACCATCTCATCGAGATCGCTCGTCGCCAACAGGGCTTCGACCAATGATGGCCAATCGCGTGGCTGTAACGCAAAGTGAAAGCTTTCGACAAGCGCGTCAGTATGGTCATGGCTTGGTCAGCGCCGATTGATCAAACACAGCGCGGTGTGCAACTCGGTGAGGAGGGTTGGTACGAGCCATCTTACCTCACGCTCTTGCCGACGGGCTGCGGCAGCACGCAATGCACCATAACAGCCGAATGCCAGTTGTGGCATGTGTGGCGCAATACTGCGGTAGAAATCACGCTCCGGCAAAGCACGTGCCTGCGCCAACCACGCTTGTACCCGGCTATCATCACCAACGAGTGGTTGTAGCCGCGCTAGCCACCCCAACCACTGCGGCTAACGCACGTCAGGTGTACGAACCATCGCTGTTAGTTCATCCGGCGTGATCGTGGTGATCGTCACGCTAATGCCTTGTACCAAAAAACTCTGGCACGGACGGGGCGGCGCGCTGATGACCAGCAATGCCGGCGGTTCGAATTCGTTTGGCAACGTTGCCGACTCAATCATCCCGGCCACGATCAGCCGCTCACCGTCGCGTGTGGCAAGTCGGTGACACAGATCACGCGCGATCTGCTGGCGAACGAGACGATCCATAGTCGCCCCTTCATTCACGTTCGATACTCGGCGTTGATCCGCACGTAGTCGTAACTAAAATCGCACGTCCATACCGTTGCCTCCCCTTCACCTAACTTCAGGTCGGCCTCGATGATCACTTCTGGTACGTCAAGTAACGTGTGCGCGGCCCGTTCGTCAAACGGCAGCGGTAAGCCGTTTTCCAGCACCCGCATACCGCCAAAATACAACACGACCCGGTTGGGATCCACCGTGGCACCAGAATACCCAATCGCACACAGCACTCGCCCCCAATTCGGATCGGCCCCGAACAAGGCAGTTTTTACCAACGGTGAACGCGCAATCGCCATTGCAGCCTGCTTCGCCTCCGCATGCGAGCGCGCCCCACGGACGGTAATGGTCACAAAGCGGGTTGCTCCCTCACCGTCACGAACGATCGCGTGCGCAAGATACTGGCACACCGCCGTCAGTCCGGCGAGGAAGGCAGTACCGGCCGACGAAGTCAGATCGGTGATCGGCGGTGCGCCACTCATGCCGTTCGCCATCACCAAGAGCGTGTCATTCGTGCTGGTATCGCCGTCGATGGTAATACTGTTGAAACTCACTTCCAAGACCTGCCGCATCGCGGTATCGAGTACGGCACGTGGCACCGCGGCATCGGTTGTCACGACCGCCAGCATCGTTGCCATATTAGGATGGATCATGCCGGCACCTTTTGCCATGCCGCCGATTGTTATCGTGTGACCATCGGGTAATGCCACGGTGACGGCACAGTGCTTCGGTCGCGTATCGGTGGTCATAATTGCGCGCGCTGCCGCCGGCCCGTGATCGGGACTGAGTCGGCGCGCCGCTTCGTCGATCCCGCGCACGATCTTCTCCACCGGCATCGGTACGCCAATCGTTCCAGTTGACATAACAAACACGCTATTCATCGGCAGACCAAGTGCCGTTTCGACGGCACGAGCCATTGCCACGGCTGCCGCATCGCCATCAGTACCGGTACAGGCATTGGCATTCCCGGCATTAATCACCACCGCACGTAGTTCGCCCCCTTGCGCCATCAGCGCCATGTCGTACAGTACCGGTGCAGCCTTCACCGCATTGGTGGTAAATACCGCTGCCGCTGTTGCCGGTACATCACTGACCACCAACGCAAGATCGTCGCGATGTGCGTACTTTATCCCACACGCGGCCACTGCTGCTTGCCAACCGCGCGGACTCGTCACATGACCGTCGGCAAGAACGGTGATCATGGTGTTACTCCTCGGTCGGCACCGGCGAGGCGGGATGGGTGTCTTCCCAACGTACCGACTCGACGGCACCGACCCCTTGCAAATGGGCAATATCGTTATAGGCGTTGAGTCGCCAGAGTCGTCGATTCCGTCTCTCGACCTGCTCCCACCACGTGATACTCGTATTGCGGGTGTAAAAATCGGTCGGTGGTACGACCAGACTCGGCATGCGGAAGAAGTGAATGAACGAGCAATCGATAACACCTCCGTGACAAACAACCACAATGGTTTTGCCTTCGTACTCAGTCGTTATCCGGGTGAGCGCACGACTCACCCGCAACGTGAAGTCGCCCCAGCTTTCACCACCGGGCGCCAAAGGACGCAGTGGGTAGCGATCAAAGTCGGGAACGCCAAAGCGGTCCCATGCTTCCTGATTACTCATCCCATCGGCTTCACCGACCCGCAATTCTTGGACTTCGTCGTCGAACATGATCGGTAGACCGAGCGCCGGTTGGATTATCTCGGCAGTCTGGCGGGCGCGTGGTAGTGTCGACGAGATCAAGACATCCGCTTTAATCTCGCCACTGGTTGCCAACCGGTCGCGCAAACGTTCGGCTTGCGCGATACCGCGTGGTGTTAGACCGGCATCACCACGCATCCCGGCAACGATTGGCTTGATGTTCGCAACCGCCTCACCATGACGGATGAGATACAGATGTGTCATACATCCTCACCTTCGTGATAACATAGAAGAAGCCAGCCTGCGGTTGGCAGAGCTGGCCGAAAACGTTCCTTGCAGAGCAGAAGCGCAGGCGCGGCTAGCCAGATCGTGTTACTGGCTGACGCCGACGACGACGCGCATGACGCGGGATCGAAAGGCTATGAGAGATGGGTATCACCGTTATCATTGCATTGTCACCCTCTTACCTGCAATTGAATGCGCGCGCAGTATACCATAGTCAAAGCAGGTGTGCAATCCGCTTTCCTTCATGATGCCGGTTGCCCATCGGTTATTGCTCGTTGTAGCGCATCCTGTAATGTGGCGAAACTCTGTACCCGGTCCAGATCAATCTGCGCTGCGACCAAACTTTCCGCGACTTCCGGCCTGATCCCGGCTACGACCACCTTTGTTCCCATCAGCCGAATCGCCCGCATAATCGCCACCAGCTCACCGGCAATGATGTGGTCGATCACCGGCACACCGGTAACGTCGATGATAAAGGTGCGTGCTTGCATCGCCTGAATGGCGGTGAGTGCCTGCTGTTTGACCATTGTCATCCGCTGCTCGTCGAGCGCGCCTACCAATGGCATAACAAGGGTGGCGTGGTTAACCGGTAACACCGGCACGCTTAAAGAGTGGATTACCTCACGCTGTTGTTCGAGGGCGAGGCGCATTTGCCGCTGTTCGGCCACTTGTGCTTCGAGCTGAGCTAATGCGTGTTGGAGATCACGGGTACGCTCGGTAACTTCTTCCTCAAGTCGTTCACGAATAGCCTGGAGTTCCCGGTTACTTGCTTCTCGTTGTTGCAATACCCTCATGATCCGTTGATCGTTTTGCCAGATGAGCACCAACAACACGATCGTTGTTAACGTAACAAGGGCAATAAGGATTGGATTACGGATGGTTGGAGGTATCGGCATGTAGAGTTGTACATACACGCCGAGCGAGGTGAGCGTGATAGCTAGCCCTACCATCGCGGCGCTTACGATCTGCAACGCTTTACGGCTGAGATACGGCTGCGCAACGATGAGAATAATGACCGGTCCAAGGAGTAAAACCGGTAAGAAATCAGGCACCGCCAACACGTTGATAATGGCAAAGATGGCTACTGCCGCGCAGAAGAGGTACACGGCTGCCGCCGTTGCGTGATGGGCATTGAGCCACCTCGCGTAAAGTTCGAGTATCAGCAGTACAATACTGCCAATTGTCAGCAACAAGAGTGATGGTGCAGCCGTTAAAAACCAGCCAACAGCATACACTACAATCGCCCCAACCGCCGTGAGCACAGCCCAGAAGAGGAATTGATGCAATTGACGGTTTTCGTCCGTCTGTGATGGATGATGCTGCGTTGAGAGCATATCGCTATTCCTGTATCACGATCAGTTCACGTGAAAACGTGGTAAGTGAGCGACTTCTTTCCTTGGTAATGACCACGTCATCCTCGATCCGCACGCCGTACTGTCCTGGAAGATAGATGCCCGGTTCGATGGTAAAGGTTGTCCCCGCTACCAGCGGTGTATCGCTTCCGGCAACGATATTCGGCAATTCGTGGGTTTCAAGACCAAGACCGTGCCCGGTACGATGCACAAAAGCTGCTCCGTAGCCGGCAGCCTCGATCACACTCCGTGCGGCAGCATCAATAGATGCACCGGTCACACCCGGTCGGCAGGCTTCCCGAGCAGCCGTGTTAGCGGCTAACACAACATCGTACACATGACGTGCGGCAGCCGTTGGTTCTCCGATGGCGATGGTACGTGTAATATCTGACTGATAGCCACGATAGACGGCGCCACAGTCGATAATCACCAGATCACCGGGCTGGAGAATACGATCACTGTTTTCGTGATGCGGATTGGCAGAGTTAGGGCCACTCGCCACAATGTTGGTGAAACTCTCACCGTCAGCGCCTGCCGCGATGATCGCATCATGTAACATCCGCGAGAGAACACGTTCGCTAAGACCGGAGCGCACCTGTGTCAAGAAAGCGTGGAGGGCCTGTTCGACAATCGCTACAGCCCGTTCCATCAACGCCAACTCCTCCCCGTCTTTCACCATACGCAGTTCACCGATCAGCGGATCGATATTGACGGTTTGCAAGCCGGGTGCAACCGTTTCCAGCATGCGTAATTCCATTACCCGCATCACCGTATGCTCAATGGCAAGCGGTCGGGTAAGCGTTCCCGCTCCGAAAGCCGCTGTCATCCCCGCCGCCAAGGCATTCAGTGGCCCTTCAGCATCGTTCCACGCGAAGTATCGCATAGCGAACGGCGACGCTGCACGCACACGCTCCAGCTCAAGCTGTGGCACAACCATCACCGGCGTATCACCGTTGGCCGAGATCAGCAGGAGTGTCAGCCGTTTCCCCGGATGAAAGCGCAGACCGGTAAGATAGGTAAGGTTCGTAGACGGCATCAGAGCCGCGCCGATCCATCCGGCTGCTGCCAGTCGCTCTATCAAGCGCTGAAGACGAATTGACATGCCAAATCTTCCTCTCGGTCAAAAAGATAACTGTCCGCGAGCTGCCAGCTCTTGTGGTTGCAGAATCGCATACAGCATCTCATTCACCGGTACCGCTACCCCAACCTCACGAGCCAACCGCACGAGTGCGCCATTTTGACTACCCAGCTCCGACGGTCGTCCGGCCATAATATCGCGCTGCAGTGAAGCAGTACCTTCGTAGGGCATACTGTCGATGAACCGCATCATATCCGCCACGGTACTGTCGGGCATGGCAATCCCACGCGCACGGGCTACTGTAACCACCTCGCGCAAGCATCGCTCGACCAAGGGCCGCGTTTCCGGGAGCGAACGCCATACTCCAATCGGAGCGCGCGTTGCTGCCCCAAATCCACTCCACGCGCAGACGAGCATAAACTTTTGCCACATGGCTACATGGATATCAGCAGGCACATTACCCTGAATCCCGGCACTCTCCAGTACCGCCTTGATCCGTTGCAGGCGCGGTGTCTGCCGGTTATCGAGTTCACCAAAATCGATTGACGTCGGATGGACGCCGGCATGGACGATCACGCCTGGTGCTTCGCGATAGGCAATAATTCGACAAAGACCACCTAAGACATGCTCACGACCCAGCACTTCAGCCAATTCAAAGGGTGCATCAACCCCATTCAGCAATGGCAACACCGCCGTCTCTGCGCCGATCAACGGCTTCATCGTCACTGCAACCTCGCGTACCTGCCAGCCCTTCACCGCCACAAGTACCAGATCGACCGGCCCAACTTCTGCCGGATCCGAGGTCGCCTTCACGTCAGGCACGGTAAAATCGCCGGCAATGCTGCGTATCTGCAAGCCATGCTGCTGCATCGCCGCTAAATGCTCACCGCGAGCAATAAAAAACACATCGTGCCCGGCTTGCGCCAGCTTCCCCCCGAAATATCCACCAACCCCACCCACACCGACAATTGCAATCCGCATACGATCAGCAGTCGTCATAGTCTGTTATTGCACCTCAATCACCAGTCTAAGCATTCCTAACCGTAATTCATCACCGTGCCGTACCGGTGCCGGCTGACGCGGCGCCAATGCACGTCCGTCAAGAAAACTGCCATTCGTACTGTCGAGATCTTCATAATAAACCTGTCCCTGCTGCACGAAGAAGCGGCCATGGCGACGACCTACGCCATGTTCAAGCCCACCGTGCGCCGTCAGGTCAATATCAGGATAAAAGTTACTCACCGGATCGGCCCGCCCGACGAAAGCCTGCGTGACTGCCGGTAACGCCAGTATGCTGCCATTTGCCAGACATAACCGCACCCCGGCCAACGAGGTTCGCGCAACGGGTGCTGCCGGTGGCGGTGTAGCTACTGGCGGCGCTGGCGTCGACGACTGGATCGTCACCGGTTGCGGCGGCGGATAAGTGGGCTGTGGCGGCACACCGGGAAGCGGCACGTCTGGTGCCGGTACGCTTGTAACCGGCGGTGCCTGGAACAACGGTGCCCCACAGTTATCGCAGAACGCCTCGCCCGGAATGACACTAAACCCACACTGAGGACATGTCGTTGCACCGACACTTACCGGCCCACCGGCCGTAGTAACCGGCGGTGCCGACGGTGCTGATGTAGCCGATGGAGCCCGCACCGGAATCAACTTTGCACCGCACTGATCACAAAACCGCGCGCTGTCAGGATTCGCAGCACCGCACTGTGGACAGAATGGCACGACGCTCCTCCCTCGATATTCGTATGGTGTAGATGGGTTCACTATAGCACAAGATTCGCCGGATACAGCAGAAATGATGATGGTACGTTGAGGGATGATACGACTGGCATCAGAAGAAGGATGACACGACTTGCATAAGAAGGCAGATTGTGCTACATTATTCGCTGCGCGGGCGTAGCTCAGTTGGTAGAGCATCTGCCTTCCAAGCAGAATGTCGCCGGTTCGAGTCCGGTCGCCCGCTCCATTGCCGTATCCCCATCGGCGGGGCCAATGGGTTTTATTCTTTGCGGCCTTTGCGTGAGGGGCCTTTGCCCTTCGTGGGGCACGGCGTAGGGGCACGGCGGTGCCGTGCCCCTACCGGTGGTATGCGTTGCGTTACCGTCCTTTGCGCCCTCTGCGTCTTTGCGTTACCCGCTTTGCGCCCTCTGCGCCTTTGCGTTACCCGCTCTGCGCCTTTGCGCCCTCTGCGCCTTTGCGTTACCCGCCTTTGCCTTTCGTGAGGGCACGGCGTGGGGCACGGCAGCGCCGTGCCCCTACGGGGGCGCTCTGTGCGTGCGGGGCCTTCGCGCCCTCTGCGTCTTTGCGCCTTTGCGTGAGCGGTTTTTCTTTCAGTGAAACATAGCATCCGATATGTTTCACTAAAAGAACCCATTTTGACATAAAATATACCTCTCTTCCGTCTACCAACGCTACCACTGCGTTAACATTTTTCTATCTTTCGCCTGATGCAATCATAACACTGCTGTGCTATGGTAAGCATGGCGCATCGGTACTGACCGATGATCGTTCATCTGCCGGTTATCGCCGGCTTGCGCCTGCGTGAAGCAGCGTGTGCGTCCGATGCCTTCCCACTAAGAGGTTCGATGCGCCGACGGGAAGCATCTCGCACAGATGTACGGTCGTCTTTGAAGAGGAGTGTGCTGTATGTTTACTCGTCTGCTTAAGTTCTTACGCCGGCTTAGCCAAATCCACCCTGCCGTGATCGCGATTGCGCCTGACCGCACGTGGTAACGAGTACGGTACAATTGAGTAAGGACTCGTTTATCGTATGAGGAGCGCACTTATGGCCCGTGTCGGCATTTATGGCGCAACCGGATACACCGGAATTGAACTACTCAAGCTGCTCTTTCGCCATCCAGAGGTGGAGATTGCCTTTGCCACTGCTCGCTCGGCGGCAGGGCAACGCCTCAGCGAGGTCTTTCCAATTGTGAGCGATTTACGACTTGTTGCGGTGGAAGAGGTCGATCCTACCGGTGTCGATCTCGTCTTTACGTGTCTCCCGCACAATACCCCCGAGCTTATCCCGATTGTGCAACGTTCACTTGCGGCCGGTGCGAAGGTGATCGATTTCTCCGATACCTTCCGAATCACCGACCCCAATACGTTCACAGCCCGACGGGGTAAACTACACCCGGCACCAGAATTGCTTGCCATAGCGGTGTATGGCTTACCGGAACTCCACCGCGAACGGATTCGTCAGGGGCGGTTGGTAGCGAATACCGGATGTTATCCGTTGACCGCCATTCTGCCACTGGTGCCATTAGTGCGCGCCAACCTGCTCGCCGACCCAACGGTAATTGTCGACAGCAAATCCGGCGTCTCCGGTGCCGGTCGTTCGCTATCGCTCAAAACCCATTTCGGTGAAACGCACGAGACGTTTAGTGCCTACAACGTCGGCCGCGTTCATCGCCATCTGGCCGAAATGGAGCAAGAGACCGGCTTGCACATTATCTTCGCACCACACCTCTTGCCCGTCTTCCGTGGCATCCTGTCAACGATATATGTCAACCTGAAACCGGATGTCGATGACATGACGCTCGCTGCCGTCTACGCCGACGCTTACTCTACCGAACCGTTTGTTCACGTGTTACCGGCCGGTCGGCTACCGGAACTGCGCCACGTTCAACATACCAATCATGTGGTCATCGGCCATCAGATGGTCGAACCGGGGCGAGCAATCGTGGTCGCAGTCGTCGACAATTTGGTCAAAGGCGCATCAGGACAGGCCGTGCAAAATATGAACCTGATGTTAGGTTTCCCCGAAACCACCGGATTACCCCTGTAACGACGCACGGCAGGAGAGCCGCACTGCCGTGCGGCTCTCCTGCCGTGCGGCTCTCCTGCCGTGCGTCCCCCCACCATTCATACATTACGTCAACGCCTTTTCAGTCTCCCGATCGAAGATGTGCATCTTCTCCATATCGAAGACGACCTCGATCGTATGACCGGTCC includes the following:
- the argC gene encoding N-acetyl-gamma-glutamyl-phosphate reductase gives rise to the protein MARVGIYGATGYTGIELLKLLFRHPEVEIAFATARSAAGQRLSEVFPIVSDLRLVAVEEVDPTGVDLVFTCLPHNTPELIPIVQRSLAAGAKVIDFSDTFRITDPNTFTARRGKLHPAPELLAIAVYGLPELHRERIRQGRLVANTGCYPLTAILPLVPLVRANLLADPTVIVDSKSGVSGAGRSLSLKTHFGETHETFSAYNVGRVHRHLAEMEQETGLHIIFAPHLLPVFRGILSTIYVNLKPDVDDMTLAAVYADAYSTEPFVHVLPAGRLPELRHVQHTNHVVIGHQMVEPGRAIVVAVVDNLVKGASGQAVQNMNLMLGFPETTGLPL